TTACTTAAAATGTATAACCCCATTTGTTATGTTAAATTCGTTTAAAACCCTGAAAAACACTAGACAGACGCGTAATATTTGagtgaaatctttttttttttaaagattcaaCTGATATTTtcacaaggacagatgatttgttGCTTCTCTTAATAAGGTTGTATGATTAATGTGTTGGGCTTTGTGACGTGCCCCTGGCTACTGATGTTACGGAACTACGGTAAGATTGCATCCCACCCACCCCCATAGAAACAGAATCTAGTCATTCTAGAATGTAGTTATTCTATTTCTACGTCACCAATCCACTCTGCTACACATGATGGGTTTGTGTCATTAAAAAAAGTTTYGTATGTCTCTTCATATAGCTATGTTCTTTATATTCAATACAAATATACACAATAGGAATTTTCCATTATAAGATTAGTTTTATTTTTCTCAAGGAATATTCTTGAAGAATTCATAATGACGAAGTGCAAAGGAGAAGCTTTGAAAACCCGATTCATTTCACCctcccagctagctagccaaacatTAGTAGTAAAGACCCTCGATagcttttcacttttgtttatagtCCAAAATATCTCCTCTGGAGTAGTCAGTGAATCCCCTGCATGCTTGGCCCTCCAGCACAGAAAGGCCACAACACGTCTGTCCCATCATCTCTTCTGACACCATCGGCACCAAATCACTTCAACAAGACCAAATATTTACCTTATGTGTCCCTGCCAGGAATCCCTGCACTGAGAGCGCTTCTAGGGGCAAAGGTCATTCCTATTTCTTTACATGTAGTTTATCTATGTGAGGATGGCACGTAGACCTATGTGTGTTGTTAACTCACTCTTGGTAAAACAATGCTTCGACACATGGTTGTCAATAGTGATCACGGTccattgttttgtgttggggcGGTAGCAATACAAAACATATAGCTTATTCATTTTTGTCGACTGGGAATATTTTGTTTATGGTTGAAATAATGACCTGTCCTCTGGGTAAGTGTAGAGAGAAATGCAATTMTTTTGGAAAGCAGTTATTTTAGGGTCACGTTAGGACACGACATACAAGTCATCCAACATCCAAGAAGATAAAAAATGACGATGGATGTTCCATttgcttcaacacacacacaggttgtctTACCGCTCCATTTTTCTCCTCTTGTCCACGTTTCACTCAATACAGGATCTTGGGTTATTTAAAAAGGGAGTTCAAAGTTCAAAACaagatatttttttctttctttacacTCTGAACAAAACACAAAGTTGTGTTCTTCAGTTCTGCACATAGATATCAAATCCCCAGGCAGGTAGTCCAGAGTAGTCTTCTCTCTGGTTAGCCACTCTTTGTTTAGTTGTGTATCCRTCAGTACTCAGTAGATAAGAACAGTAACAGCACTGAACCAGATCCATATAAAtatgtctacgtcccaaatggcaYCCTATTCCttatatggaccctggtcaaaagtagtacaccaaataaggaatagggtacaTGTTTCTGCACTGAGCATGCCATTTTCTTTACGAGGAGCGATCATCATGAGGACTCCCATCTGAGTTCTCAGTCTCCCCCTCTGATATGACCTGCATGGGTGCCGTATAGAGGCGGCTACGGGTGCTGTAGCGACTACTATTGGCTGCAGGGGGGATCCGGGAGCGCCCCTGTCTGGACGAAGCCGACGTGGGGGGTGTTTTAGGGCTGAAGCTGTCTGAACTGGGCCTGGGGAAGAGGTTGGGGGGGAAGAGTTGTTCCCCGGCCGCCTGCAATGACGGCtcctggaggggagaggggggctcCTCGGTGGGGTACCTGACCTGGCCCTCCGCAGCCAAGGGGTGCCCAGGGGACTTCGGCGCGATGGGGCTCTTGAGGATC
The Salvelinus sp. IW2-2015 unplaced genomic scaffold, ASM291031v2 Un_scaffold10445, whole genome shotgun sequence DNA segment above includes these coding regions:
- the LOC112079944 gene encoding actin remodeling regulator NHS-like, yielding MSPSKSRTTEDLFAMIHRSKRKVLGRKDSGELSGKSRLCPPPAAVVPPAAILPAIPPPPPLIIPPAPALSTLTTAGTQRTPGPIYRSAKKSSTSNEEFKLLLLKKGSRTDSSYRMSATEILKSPIAPKSPGHPLAAEGQVRYPTEEPPSPLQEPSLQAAGEQLFPPNLFPRPSSDSFSPKTPPTSASSRQGRSRIPPAANSSRYSTRSRLYTAPMQVISEGETENSDGSPHDDRSS